The following are encoded in a window of Brevibacillus sp. DP1.3A genomic DNA:
- a CDS encoding chemotaxis protein CheW, with product MLDQKEVISEVKVIVFRLKDEEYGVEVHQVKSIEKLEHITRVPRTPSFVKGVINLRGVVTPIIDLRNRFSLEESVYSEATRIIIVAVGELEVGLIVDAANDVIDIPVDAIEPPPEVVGGVEAAYLRGVAKLDKRLLILLNLDKVLSTEEIKQLDAIEG from the coding sequence ATGCTCGATCAAAAAGAAGTCATTAGCGAAGTGAAAGTGATTGTCTTTCGATTGAAGGACGAAGAGTATGGCGTAGAGGTTCATCAGGTCAAATCCATTGAAAAGCTGGAGCACATCACAAGAGTTCCGCGAACGCCTAGTTTCGTCAAAGGGGTTATTAATCTGCGTGGCGTTGTGACACCGATTATTGACCTGCGCAATCGCTTTAGTCTCGAAGAAAGCGTCTATTCCGAAGCAACTCGAATCATTATCGTGGCCGTAGGTGAGTTGGAAGTGGGTCTCATTGTAGATGCTGCTAACGATGTTATCGATATACCAGTTGATGCGATTGAACCGCCTCCAGAGGTTGTTGGAGGAGTGGAAGCTGCTTATTTGCGAGGCGTCGCTAAGCTGGATAAACGACTGTTAATCCTCTTAAACCTCGATAAAGTATTGAGCACTGAGGAAATCAAGCAGTTGGACGCAATTGAGGGGTAA
- a CDS encoding chemotaxis protein CheC has translation MGDFTKFGDFQFDVLREIGNIGAGHAATALSKLIQKEIDMKVPQVKIISFDEVADFVGGAETVVVTVFLRVEGDCPGNMFFILDLDSAKHLLEQITGINKDVYEWEELEISALHEIGNILTGSYLSSLADFTQLNLQPSVPALAVDMAGAILSYGLIALGQAGDFALTIDTAFFEGNDQVKGNFFLIPDPESLPILFRSLGVPFDGDY, from the coding sequence ATGGGCGATTTTACGAAGTTTGGGGATTTCCAATTTGACGTTTTACGGGAAATCGGGAATATCGGTGCTGGTCACGCTGCCACGGCTCTCTCCAAGCTCATACAAAAAGAAATCGATATGAAAGTTCCACAAGTCAAGATTATCTCCTTCGACGAAGTTGCAGATTTTGTAGGAGGAGCGGAAACTGTAGTAGTGACCGTCTTCCTCCGGGTTGAAGGCGATTGTCCAGGGAACATGTTTTTCATCCTTGATTTGGATTCTGCCAAGCACCTGCTCGAACAAATTACAGGAATTAATAAAGATGTATACGAGTGGGAAGAGCTGGAGATCTCAGCGCTGCATGAGATTGGCAACATCTTAACAGGTTCTTATCTATCATCGTTGGCTGATTTTACTCAATTAAATTTGCAGCCGTCCGTACCTGCACTCGCTGTGGATATGGCTGGAGCTATTCTAAGTTATGGATTAATAGCGTTGGGTCAAGCGGGTGACTTTGCCCTCACGATTGACACCGCTTTTTTCGAAGGCAATGATCAAGTAAAAGGGAACTTTTTCTTAATTCCTGATCCTGAATCGCTCCCAATACTATTTCGTTCATTAGGGGTTCCGTTCGATGGAGATTATTAA
- a CDS encoding chemotaxis protein CheD: MEIIKIGMADLGVAKPPSKLRTTGLGSCVGVVLYDHIHKIAGMAHVMLPESSLAKSGELTIGKYADTAIPHLIQLMVKAGAETRHTVAKLAGGAQMFAFLGNNDTMRIGPRNVEACKLALKDAHIKIVAEDTGGNCGRTIELDATNGILQIRTVNQGVKEV; encoded by the coding sequence ATGGAGATTATTAAGATAGGGATGGCTGATCTTGGTGTGGCAAAGCCGCCGAGTAAGCTCCGAACTACCGGTTTAGGTTCTTGCGTAGGGGTAGTGCTCTACGATCATATCCATAAAATTGCAGGGATGGCACATGTTATGCTTCCAGAATCGTCTTTGGCTAAAAGCGGGGAGCTAACGATAGGCAAGTATGCGGATACAGCAATCCCCCATCTGATTCAGTTGATGGTGAAGGCTGGCGCGGAGACCAGACACACAGTTGCGAAATTGGCTGGCGGTGCACAAATGTTCGCATTTTTAGGGAATAATGACACCATGCGGATTGGGCCTCGGAATGTAGAGGCATGCAAACTTGCATTGAAGGATGCTCATATAAAGATCGTGGCAGAAGATACAGGGGGAAACTGCGGTCGGACAATAGAGTTAGATGCCACAAACGGCATTCTTCAAATCAGGACCGTAAATCAAGGTGTGAAGGAAGTATAA
- a CDS encoding FliA/WhiG family RNA polymerase sigma factor: MARLTSQEKAKEFDKWVMWKQEGSREAEVDLITRFLPLVDKVANRLAINLPANVDKDDLISYGRFGLLDALAKFDHTRGLQFETYAMWRIRGAMIDGLRENDWIPRTVRDKAKKIEEAYTTLEQQMLRMPTDQEVSDYLGISKKELQQVFLETSLASMVSIDEAVGDEDEQKTARHSYIIDELTPRPDNVAEVSSLKEVLVTVIDKLPEKERLVVSLFYFEEMTLSEIAEIMSLSPSRISQLHSKALFRLRSALSRWKSQLM, translated from the coding sequence GTGGCACGGCTAACCAGTCAAGAAAAAGCAAAAGAGTTCGATAAATGGGTCATGTGGAAGCAAGAGGGAAGTCGCGAGGCGGAGGTTGACTTGATCACGCGGTTTTTGCCACTGGTAGATAAGGTGGCAAATCGGTTGGCAATTAATCTGCCAGCTAATGTGGACAAGGATGACTTGATTAGTTATGGGCGCTTTGGGCTATTGGACGCTTTGGCTAAATTCGATCATACCCGGGGTCTCCAATTTGAGACGTACGCCATGTGGCGGATTCGTGGTGCAATGATCGATGGACTACGCGAGAACGACTGGATCCCTCGTACTGTTCGAGACAAGGCCAAAAAAATCGAAGAAGCATACACCACATTGGAACAGCAAATGCTGCGAATGCCAACCGATCAAGAAGTGTCTGATTATCTGGGAATAAGCAAAAAGGAGCTTCAACAGGTTTTCTTGGAAACCTCTCTTGCCAGCATGGTTTCTATCGATGAGGCAGTAGGGGATGAGGACGAACAAAAAACAGCAAGACATTCGTATATCATCGACGAGCTCACACCTCGCCCTGATAATGTGGCGGAAGTATCCAGCTTAAAAGAGGTTCTTGTAACGGTCATCGACAAATTGCCTGAAAAGGAACGATTGGTTGTCTCCTTGTTTTATTTTGAAGAAATGACCTTATCAGAAATTGCGGAAATCATGAGCTTGTCACCTTCAAGAATATCCCAGTTGCACTCCAAAGCTCTTTTCCGACTTCGTTCTGCGTTGTCCAGATGGAAATCGCAATTGATGTAA